In one window of uncultured Acetobacteroides sp. DNA:
- a CDS encoding glycine--tRNA ligase encodes MNEDIFKKLIAHSKEYGFIFPSSEIYDGLGAVYDYGQMGAELKNNIKRYWWDAMVRLNENIVGIDSAIFMHPRIWEASGHVGAFNDPLIDNKDSKKRYRADVLVEDHIAKIEEKIEKEVEKARKRFGESFDEEQFRTTNPRVLENTQKIEEIRHKLADVMNANDLEAFRQLIIDLDIVCPISGSRNWTDVRQFNLMFSTQMGSVSEDANVIYLRPETAQGIFVNYLNVQKTGRMKLPFGIAQIGKAFRNEIVARQFIFRMREFEQMEMQFFIRPGSEMEWYEHWKQFRLKWHKALGLGDKKYRFHDHDKLAHYANAAADIEFDFPFGFKELEGIHSRTNFDLSSHEKFSGKKLRYFDPETNESYVPYVVETSIGVDRMVLAVLSTAYDEEKITKEDGSVDERVVMRIPPALAPIKMAVMPLVKKDGLPEKAREIINELKFDFMCQYDEKDSIGKRYRRQDAIGTPFCVTIDHQTLEDNMVTIRYRDTMKQERVPISSLRGIMDEKVSMRKLLTQLM; translated from the coding sequence ATGAACGAGGATATCTTCAAAAAGCTAATTGCACACTCTAAGGAGTACGGGTTTATCTTCCCATCGAGCGAGATTTACGATGGGCTGGGAGCCGTTTACGATTACGGTCAGATGGGCGCAGAGCTCAAGAACAACATCAAGCGCTACTGGTGGGATGCCATGGTTCGCCTCAACGAGAACATCGTGGGCATCGACTCTGCCATCTTCATGCACCCCCGCATCTGGGAGGCATCAGGCCACGTGGGCGCGTTCAACGACCCGCTAATCGACAACAAGGACTCCAAGAAGCGCTACCGCGCCGATGTGCTGGTTGAAGATCATATCGCCAAGATAGAGGAGAAGATCGAGAAGGAGGTGGAGAAGGCCCGCAAGCGCTTCGGCGAATCGTTCGACGAGGAGCAGTTCCGCACCACCAACCCCCGCGTGCTCGAGAACACCCAAAAGATAGAGGAAATTCGCCACAAGTTGGCCGACGTGATGAACGCCAACGACCTGGAGGCTTTCCGCCAGCTCATCATCGACCTCGACATCGTTTGCCCCATCTCGGGCAGCCGCAACTGGACCGACGTTCGCCAGTTCAACCTCATGTTCTCCACCCAAATGGGCTCGGTGAGCGAGGACGCCAACGTCATCTACCTGCGCCCCGAAACTGCTCAGGGTATCTTCGTCAACTACCTCAACGTGCAGAAGACGGGCCGCATGAAGCTTCCATTCGGTATCGCCCAAATCGGCAAGGCATTCCGTAACGAGATTGTTGCCCGCCAGTTCATCTTCCGCATGCGCGAGTTCGAGCAGATGGAGATGCAGTTCTTCATCCGCCCCGGAAGTGAAATGGAGTGGTACGAGCACTGGAAGCAGTTCCGCTTGAAGTGGCACAAGGCGCTTGGCCTAGGTGATAAGAAGTACCGCTTCCACGATCACGACAAGCTGGCCCACTACGCCAACGCCGCTGCCGACATCGAGTTCGACTTCCCATTCGGCTTTAAGGAGCTCGAAGGTATTCACTCGCGCACCAACTTCGACCTGAGCAGCCACGAGAAGTTCTCGGGCAAGAAGCTCCGCTACTTCGACCCAGAAACTAACGAGAGCTACGTACCCTACGTGGTGGAAACCTCCATTGGCGTAGACCGCATGGTACTTGCCGTTCTTTCTACCGCCTACGACGAAGAAAAGATTACCAAAGAAGATGGCTCGGTAGACGAGCGCGTGGTAATGCGCATTCCTCCAGCACTGGCTCCAATTAAGATGGCCGTTATGCCGCTGGTAAAGAAGGATGGCCTACCCGAAAAAGCTCGTGAAATTATCAACGAGCTGAAGTTCGACTTCATGTGCCAATATGACGAAAAGGACTCTATCGGCAAGCGCTACCGCCGTCAGGATGCCATTGGGACTCCTTTCTGCGTAACCATCGACCACCAAACCTTGGAAGACAATATGGTTACCATCCGCTACCGCGACACCATGAAGCAGGAGCGCGTGCCTATCTCATCGCTTCGCGGCATCATGGACGAAAAGGTTTCGATGCGCAAGCTACTTACACAGCTGATGTAA
- a CDS encoding DUF6261 family protein, with the protein MELLKLDYHRLTNGESITYFVDLRSTVEGYPTIKTLLGKVYAPFSDAIDLTIQASSKVDSTLYSTARADLNTIRRKAFLHFKGGAESALKSSDPQECQHAQLVVNTIKLHGWRMQALPPDKFSANLQSLLNVLETEKLKAAIAGIGIGKALANLKGANAKFLDSDRQRISAWAEQNDVSTSTALRHVAETTSNLFAVIGGLLLTSDEPLLKEMVEKMNVITVGKQQTLKAKATRAENAKKEGKDKDKDKDKNKDKPVEKKSMRKLGKKGAKAQDGSEEPEDEAAANQLVEQQLVMEKPAAALPAEDQDAKIISENKMDNVV; encoded by the coding sequence ATGGAGCTATTAAAGCTGGACTACCACCGATTAACCAATGGCGAATCGATTACCTATTTCGTTGATTTGCGCAGCACGGTAGAGGGCTACCCAACCATTAAAACGTTACTCGGCAAGGTGTACGCCCCATTTTCTGACGCCATCGATCTTACCATTCAGGCCTCCAGTAAGGTTGACAGCACGTTGTATAGCACTGCTCGGGCCGACTTGAATACGATTCGCCGAAAGGCGTTCCTTCACTTTAAGGGAGGCGCCGAATCGGCGCTTAAGAGTAGCGATCCGCAGGAATGCCAGCACGCGCAGCTGGTGGTAAACACCATTAAGCTGCACGGATGGAGGATGCAGGCCCTTCCGCCCGATAAGTTTAGCGCAAACCTGCAGTCGCTATTGAATGTCCTCGAAACCGAGAAGCTGAAAGCGGCCATTGCCGGTATCGGTATTGGTAAGGCGCTGGCCAACCTAAAGGGGGCCAATGCCAAGTTTCTGGATTCCGATAGGCAGCGGATAAGCGCCTGGGCCGAGCAGAACGATGTCTCCACCTCGACGGCGCTAAGGCATGTGGCCGAGACGACATCCAACCTCTTTGCCGTCATCGGCGGGTTGCTGTTAACCTCCGACGAGCCGCTCCTTAAGGAGATGGTGGAGAAGATGAACGTCATCACCGTTGGGAAGCAGCAAACGCTGAAGGCCAAGGCCACCCGCGCCGAAAACGCCAAGAAGGAGGGCAAGGATAAGGACAAGGATAAGGATAAAAACAAGGACAAGCCGGTGGAGAAGAAGTCCATGAGAAAGTTGGGTAAGAAGGGGGCGAAGGCACAGGATGGTTCGGAAGAGCCCGAAGACGAGGCCGCAGCCAACCAGCTCGTGGAGCAGCAGCTGGTGATGGAAAAACCTGCAGCTGCGCTACCAGCAGAAGATCAGGATGCTAAAATAATAAGCGAGAATAAAATGGATAATGTGGTTTAG